The genomic segment CCCGCGATCGGCGTGGCGGTTGCCGCCGGCCGGGTCAGCGCCGTGCTGGCCTGCCGCCGCTCGGTGGCGGCGGCCGACGGGAGCACCCTGGGCGCCCACGTCGCCGGCACTCAGCCACTGCCGGTCGTCGCCGGCTGGATCGTGGCGCTGCTGGGGGCTTCGCTGGTGGCGGCTCCGCGACCGTGGCAGGGGCCGGCCGCGGTGCTGCTGGCGTTGTGCTGCGGCGCGGTGCTGGTCGCGCACTGCGTGCGCCGCTTCGGCGGCATCAGCGGCGACGTGCTCGGCGCCGCAATCGAACTGACCACGACGGTCAGCGCCGTGGCGCTTGCCGCACTTCGTTAGTCCAACCGTGAAACTGACTTCATGCTGGGCACGTCAGCGGCACACCCGCCGAGTGCGTTAGCCAAGCCGCGTCATCCAGCCGTGCGTGTCGGCGAAGGTCCCCCGCTGAATGCGGGTCAGCGTGTTGCGCAGCGCCATCGTCACCTCACCCGGCCGGCCGTCGCCGATGGTGAACTCGGTGTCGGCGTACTTCACCCGCCCGACCGGCGTGATGACCGCCGCGGTGCCGCAAGCAAATACTTCGGTGATCTCCCCAGCGGCGGCCTTCTTCTGCCACTCGTCGATATCGATCTTGCGCTCTTCGACCGTGAAACCTGCGTCAAGTGCCAACTGCAGCAACGAATCCCGCGTTATGCCCGGCAGCAGCGAGCCGGACAGCTCCGGGGTGACCAGCCGAGAGGTGCCGCCGCTGCCCAGCACGAAGAACAGGTTCATGCCGCCCATCTCTTCGATGAAGCGACGCTCGACTGCATCGAGCCAAACCACTTGGTCGCAACCGTTTTCCGCGGCTTCGACCTGAGCCACCAGCGACGCGGCGTAGTTGCCGCCGAACTTGGCCGCACCGGTACCGCCCGGGCAGGCCCGCACGTAATCCGTTGACACCCAAACGTCGACGGGGTTGATGCCGTTTTTGAAGTACGCGCCGGCGGGCGAAGCGATCAGCAGGTACCGGTAGTGCTTGGCCGGCCGCACCCCCAGCCCCGGCTCGGTCGCGAAGATGAACGGCCGCAGATACAGCGCCTCTTCGCCGCCCGCCCTGGGCACCCACGCGTTGTCGACAGCAATGAGCTGGCGCAGGGATTCGAGGAAGAGCTCGTCGGGCAGCTCGGGAATGGCGATGCGCCGCGCGGACCCGCGCATCCGGGCGGCGTTGGCTTCCGGGCGAAATGACACGACCGAGCCGTCGGCCCAGCGGTATACCTTGAGCCCCTCGAACACTTCCTGCGCGTAGTGCAGCACGATCGCGGACGGGTCCAGCTGGATTGGGCCGTACGGGATCACCCGGGCGTTGTGCCAGCCCTGGCCTTGACCGGTTCCGTCGTAATCGACCGAAACCATGTGGTCGGTGAAGAACTTGCCGAATCCGGGGTCGGCCAGGATGGAGTCACGTTCTGCGCCACTAGCGGGATTAGACGCGTGTTGAACGGTGAACTCTAGCAGGCCGCTCGTCATGCGCCGATTGTATATGCGTATACCAACAGGTTTTTCCCGCATGAAGCGGCGGTGGCTAGCGCGTTTTCAGCTCGACGAACGGCGGGCGTACCACTTCGCACTCCGCCGCGCGGCCGCGCACGTCGACGGTGACCCGCTGGCCGTCTTCGACCCCGGCGTCGGTGTCGATCAACGCCAGCGCGATGCCGGTCTGCAGCGTCGGCGAAAACGTCCCGGATGTGGTGAGCCCCACCGGGTTCTCCCCGACCTGCACCGTCAGCCCGGGCCGCAATACACCGCGGCCCAGCATTTTCAGACCCCGCAGCAGCCGTCGCGGCCCCGCCGACTTCTCGGCCAGCAGCGCATCGCGACCGAAGAACTCGTCCTTTTTCCAGCCGATCGCCCAGCCGCAGCGCGCCTGCAGCGGCGAGATGTCGAGCGACAACTCGTGGCCGTGCAACGGATAACCCATCTCGGTTCGCAGGGTGTCGCGGGCGCCCAGACCGGCCGGTTCGCCGCCCGCGTTCGACACCGCCGTCACCAGAGCGTCGAACACCACACCGGCGGTGTCCCAGGGCGGCAGCAGTTCGTAGCCGTGTTCGCCGGTATACCCGGTGCGGCAGACCCGCACCGGCACTCCCGCGAAGGAGGCGTCGGCGTAGGCCATGTAGTCCATCTCCGTCGGCAGCCCCAACTCGGCGAGCACGTCGGACGAGCGCGGGCCCTGCACCGCCAGCACTGCGTAGCCGCGATGCTCGTTGGTGATGGTCAGGCCGTCGGGCGCAGCTCCGGTCAGCGAGGCCTGCAGCGCCTCGACCACCGCGGCCGTATTGGCGGCATTGGGCACCAGAAAAATCTCGTCGTCGTCGACGTAGTACGCGATCAGGTCGTCGATAACGCCGCCAGATTCGGTGCAGCACAACGTGTATTGCGCCTTACCCGGTTCGATGCGACCGAGGTCGTTGGTCAGCCTTGAGTTGACGAACTGCGCGGCACCCGGACCGCGAACCAACGCCTTGCCGAGATGGCTGACGTCGAACAGGCCCACGGCATTTCGCGTCGCGTGGTGCTCGCTGACGGTGCCCGCGTACGACACCGGCATCAGCCAGCCGCCGAATTCGGCGAAACTGGCGCCCAACTCACGATGACGATCTTCCAGCGGTCCCTTGAGTGGCTCCGTCGCATCGCTCACGACGATCCACCCTAATCGTGTCTGCACCTGGCAGACTTCTCTAGGTGTCCGATTCCCTGGATTTCGAGGCGCTAGAGGCCGCTGGGGTAGCGAACGCGCGCGAGCGGGCCGACCTGATCAAATATCTGGACGACCTTGGCTTCACGGTCGACGAGATGGCGGAAGCCGAACTCCGCGGCCGGTTGTTCGGCTTGGCCGGTGACGTTTTGTCGTGGTCGGGGCGACCGATTTACACGTTGCAGACCGCGGCCGAGGAACTCGGAATAACAGCCGAAGACGTCGCACGCGCCTGGGCTTTACTCGGTCTGACCGTCGCCGGTCCGGATATTCCGGTGCTCAGCCAGGCGGACGTCGACGCCCTGGCGACCTGGCTGGCGATCAGGGCCGTAGTCGGGCGGGAAGGTGCCTTCGGTCTGTTGCGGGTGCTGGGCGCCGCGATGGCCCGGTTGGCGGAAGCCGAGTCGACGATGATTCGCGCCGGGACGCCGGATATTCAGATGACCCACACCCGTGACGAGCTCGCCACGGCGCAGGCCTACCGCTCCGTCGCCGAGTTCGTCCCCCGGCTCGGCGCCCTGATCGACATCGTGCACCGCCACCATCTGACCAGCGCTCGAACGCATTTCGAAGGCGTTCTGCGCGACACGTCGGGCTCGGTGGTCTGTGGTGTCGGTTTTGCGGATCTGTCCGGCTTCACCGCGCTGACTCAGGCGCTGACGCCGGAGCAGCTGTCGCATTTGCTCAACGAGTTCGCCGGCACCGTCTCGGATGTGGTGCACTCCGACGGCGGCCGGGTGGTGAAGTTCATCGGCGACGAGGTGATGTGGGTGAGTTCGGCGCCCGAGCAGTTGCTGCGGGCGGCGGTCCATCTGGTGGAGCACCCCAAAGCCCGCGACGAAGGATTGCAGGTCCGCGCCGGCCTCGCGTACGGCACCGTCGTTGCCATCAACGGCGACTACTTCGGCAACCCGGTCAACCTGGCCGCCCGACTTGTGGCGGCAGCGGCCCCAGAACAGATCCTGGCCACCTCCGAGTTGCGCGACGAACTACCCGATGTGCCCGCGGTCGCGTGTGGCCCGTTGGCGCTCAAGGGATTCGACGACCCGGTGCCGGCTTTCGACCTGAGTGCGGGGACGCTGCCGAGCTAAGGCCCACCCCCGGTGACTAGGGTGTTTACGCGTGAGTACCGAACCGGGATACCAGGCTCCTTCTGTCACTGTCGCCACGTCGCTGTCCAAACGCGGTGCGGGTTCGTCGGTATTGGTCTTGCCGGTCGTCTCGACCGGTGACGAAGACCGGCCGGGCGCGACCGTCGCGGCCGCCGAACCCTTCCTGTCCGAGGAAGCCGTCGCCGAGATTCTTTCCGGCCTGCAGGCACTGGAAGCCACCGGCGCCAGCGAGCAGGTGCACCGGCTGGTGGTGTCGTCGCTTCCGGTAGCCAGCGTGCTCACCGTCGGCCTCGGGAAGCCGCAATCCGAATGGCCCGCCGAGACCGTCCGGCGCGCCGCCGGAGTGGCCGCGCGCTCGCTGGGCAAGGCCGAGTCGGTGATCACCACGCTGGCCGAGCTGCCCGGCGAGGGCGTCGCCGCCGCCGCGGTCGAGGGACTGATCCTGGGCAGCTACCGGTTCACCACCTTCCGCAGCGACAAGACCGCGCCCAAAGACAAAGGCCTGAGCAAGATCACGATGCTTGCGACCGCCAAGGACGCCAAGAAGCAGGTCGCGCACGGTGCGGCCGTCGCGACCGCCGTCGCCACCGCGCGCGACTTCGTCAACACCCCGCCGAGTCACCTGTTCCCCGCCGAATTCGCCAAACGCGCAAGGGCGTTGGGCGAGTCGGTCGGCCTCGAAGTAGAGGTGCTCGACGACAAGGAGCTGAAGAAGGGTGGCTACGGCGGCATTGTCGGGGTCGGCCAGGGCTCGTCGCGTCCCCCGCGGCTGGTGCGGCTGATCCACCGCGGCTCGAAGCTGGCCAAAGCGAAGAAGGGCAAGGCCGCAAAGCGAGTGGCGCTGGTCGGCAAGGGCGTCACGTTCGACACCGGCGGCATCTCGATCAAGCCCGCCGCCTCAATGCATCACATGACCTCGGACATGGGCGGGGCCGCCGCGGTGATCGCGACGGTCACGCTGGCCGCACAGCTCGAACTGCCGATCGACGTGATCGCGACCGTGCCGATGGCCGAGAACATGCCGTCGGCGACCGCGCAGCGGCCCGGCGACGTGCTCACCCAGTACGGCGGGATCACCGTCGAGGTGCAAAACACCGACGCCGAGGGCCGGCTCATCCTGGCCGACGCCATCGTTCGGGCGTGTGAGGACAACCCGGACTATCTGATCGAGACGTCCACGCTGACGGGTGCGCAGACGGTGGCGCTGGGCGCCCGCATCCCCGGGGTGATGGGCAGCGACGAATTCCGCGACCGGGTCGCCGCGATCTCGCAGCGGGTGGGCGAGAACGGCTGGCCGATGCCGCTGCCCGACGAGCTCAAGGACGACCTGAAGTCGCAGGTCGCCGACTTGTCCAACGTCAGCGGGCAGCGCTTCGCCGGCATGCTGGTGGCCGGGGTGTTCCTGCGCGAGTTCGTCGCCGACGGGGTGAGTTGGGCGCACATCGATGTGGCGGGGCCGGCCTTCAACACCGGCAGCCCGTGGGGCTACTCCCCGAAGGGTTCCACCGGCGTGCCGACCCGCACGATGTTCGCGGTGCTCGAGGACATCGCTGAACACGGCTAGTAAGCGGCTGGTAAACGGGCTCCGATGACGACCGCGTCTGCCGTATCCGCGGCCACGCG from the Mycobacterium lentiflavum genome contains:
- the gcvT gene encoding glycine cleavage system aminomethyltransferase GcvT, with the protein product MSDATEPLKGPLEDRHRELGASFAEFGGWLMPVSYAGTVSEHHATRNAVGLFDVSHLGKALVRGPGAAQFVNSRLTNDLGRIEPGKAQYTLCCTESGGVIDDLIAYYVDDDEIFLVPNAANTAAVVEALQASLTGAAPDGLTITNEHRGYAVLAVQGPRSSDVLAELGLPTEMDYMAYADASFAGVPVRVCRTGYTGEHGYELLPPWDTAGVVFDALVTAVSNAGGEPAGLGARDTLRTEMGYPLHGHELSLDISPLQARCGWAIGWKKDEFFGRDALLAEKSAGPRRLLRGLKMLGRGVLRPGLTVQVGENPVGLTTSGTFSPTLQTGIALALIDTDAGVEDGQRVTVDVRGRAAECEVVRPPFVELKTR
- a CDS encoding adenylate/guanylate cyclase domain-containing protein; its protein translation is MSDSLDFEALEAAGVANARERADLIKYLDDLGFTVDEMAEAELRGRLFGLAGDVLSWSGRPIYTLQTAAEELGITAEDVARAWALLGLTVAGPDIPVLSQADVDALATWLAIRAVVGREGAFGLLRVLGAAMARLAEAESTMIRAGTPDIQMTHTRDELATAQAYRSVAEFVPRLGALIDIVHRHHLTSARTHFEGVLRDTSGSVVCGVGFADLSGFTALTQALTPEQLSHLLNEFAGTVSDVVHSDGGRVVKFIGDEVMWVSSAPEQLLRAAVHLVEHPKARDEGLQVRAGLAYGTVVAINGDYFGNPVNLAARLVAAAAPEQILATSELRDELPDVPAVACGPLALKGFDDPVPAFDLSAGTLPS
- a CDS encoding leucyl aminopeptidase; its protein translation is MSTEPGYQAPSVTVATSLSKRGAGSSVLVLPVVSTGDEDRPGATVAAAEPFLSEEAVAEILSGLQALEATGASEQVHRLVVSSLPVASVLTVGLGKPQSEWPAETVRRAAGVAARSLGKAESVITTLAELPGEGVAAAAVEGLILGSYRFTTFRSDKTAPKDKGLSKITMLATAKDAKKQVAHGAAVATAVATARDFVNTPPSHLFPAEFAKRARALGESVGLEVEVLDDKELKKGGYGGIVGVGQGSSRPPRLVRLIHRGSKLAKAKKGKAAKRVALVGKGVTFDTGGISIKPAASMHHMTSDMGGAAAVIATVTLAAQLELPIDVIATVPMAENMPSATAQRPGDVLTQYGGITVEVQNTDAEGRLILADAIVRACEDNPDYLIETSTLTGAQTVALGARIPGVMGSDEFRDRVAAISQRVGENGWPMPLPDELKDDLKSQVADLSNVSGQRFAGMLVAGVFLREFVADGVSWAHIDVAGPAFNTGSPWGYSPKGSTGVPTRTMFAVLEDIAEHG
- a CDS encoding branched-chain amino acid aminotransferase, whose amino-acid sequence is MTSGLLEFTVQHASNPASGAERDSILADPGFGKFFTDHMVSVDYDGTGQGQGWHNARVIPYGPIQLDPSAIVLHYAQEVFEGLKVYRWADGSVVSFRPEANAARMRGSARRIAIPELPDELFLESLRQLIAVDNAWVPRAGGEEALYLRPFIFATEPGLGVRPAKHYRYLLIASPAGAYFKNGINPVDVWVSTDYVRACPGGTGAAKFGGNYAASLVAQVEAAENGCDQVVWLDAVERRFIEEMGGMNLFFVLGSGGTSRLVTPELSGSLLPGITRDSLLQLALDAGFTVEERKIDIDEWQKKAAAGEITEVFACGTAAVITPVGRVKYADTEFTIGDGRPGEVTMALRNTLTRIQRGTFADTHGWMTRLG